aacggaccgttcaatcggccggcttaaccgatcgatTAGGTACTTTAACAACAGTTCTTAtcagggtgtcacctggtcggacGGCTCGACCGATCGGGCGGGCGGCACTCCAACGTGTTGAacaagttgaaaatcgattaagtgttgaagcatagtatctcatgatccgaagagtaattcaaataaGACCGTAGTCCGATCGATCAGCACTTctttcaatactagacttcatgaatttgttaaagtgtggggctatgtgctagccgatcggttggcctggtcgatcggctagcttatccgatcggctgggctgtccgttcggacagccaggccgatcggtcagcttcctgacctggtcggccggTTCTCTAACACTTGGCTGCTTTGATTGTTTGACATTATATCAAGgtactttgacaacgagttgaaccatagaaccctcgttcttacttgtttctcctgctcggacaggaattaCCCAATCCGGCCGGTGAgctgttcggaacggagtttaatgtttaacccgaagtcggtgaatctcgtggatagaacccgaatattgaaccgcacaactactaggATGATAAGTTAGTCGGTTCaaactccgtttctaccggtttgaaggcattgagtgtaaaagagttgaaagaaagttggaaaaaattctctcaatccttttcaccgtgtaaatgttttagatctatgatagatctttgtttgtttatgtggaaatcgactagatccaagttattcttggcgGATTGAagcaaaacatgaagttcttcaagaacaccatgatgacatcaccctagaacacttgaatcttgatgatttcacggttaacaAGTAAGATTtcaaagatagaaaggtgtaggagtgtgtatagatcaagaaagtacaagatttaggatgaaatcttaccggaatcggaaggaatctgagaaaaggaggggagcacgagctggtcggttagaggtttccaaaagtagaaagtttgaaagtgacaaggggtatttataggcttccaaaagaggaaagggctggccgatcggccaggcaccccgatcggacagcctgtctgatcggacagcagtccgatcggctgggctgttcgatcggctgggagcctgatcgttcagctgcctgattcgagcgttcggtgcgatgattttcgatttttcgatttcgattgcgattgatgagagtacgatagagtttccttttcaaattacttttaatcccaaccactatatctaacatacaatcacccatgtctcgcgctgtcttttcgccaccaattgtcataattcgattttgattgagttcgattgagtttcgagtttcgattgattaccacacataacctaaagtaaacacgcacaagtaacacataaggcacacacacacgtatactaacaccagaattcgcgtaattcgagtctcgagttcgatgatgattagattagctcgattattgattaattgactttatcgcattgttacatcctattattcacagtcgtttaGCGTTTCGCATTGatcattcgattactttgattaataacacttactccacataatacaactaacgtaatcacaaacataaaatagactaactatggtcaaagaagtcaatcttgactttgacattcggtaacacggggtgttgaAACGGGTGTTTTTTTGCCCCGTCAAACCGGAGCCTCGACTGAGCCGTCTAAAAGCATGGTGAGCCAATTTGAGAGTATtcatttttttttagtaaaaaataTTTGGATTTTTTAGTAAAGTTGAAATTGGAAGTGTGCATCTAGATCTGACTTAATTTGTTTTGGATCTTTACACTATTTTACTTCCAGATGGTGTGTTGCAAGGGCTTTTTTTTGTAATGTTTTAAGTTTTGTTTGTATTTGTTGCATATGCTGCAGAGATTATGTACCGACAAGGTGTGATGATGGCTCAGCAGAGGCAACAACCTACTCAAGTACCCGAGTTCAGGCTACCTCAAGAATGAACGTATTGAAAAAATGAATTAGGAAATGTTAGCTAAATATAGCGTATAATATAGTATACAAGATTTTGAGAATAGGTTTTAGTGTTGAACTAGAAAAGTGTCCTGCGCGCGTTGCGCCGCGGGCAAAGAAATTGACCGCATCTAGGCATAAACTCTTGGTTGCAGCTCAAGTATCTAACTTGATGGAAATATAAATTTACCCCATGCCGCTTTGCGACGGATTACTTTTCTAGTTTTTCTCTAATCTAATTTATATATCCTTATaatatacaaaatatattttctctctccaatacacaaacatttatttttttaattctcCACTTTAATTTTGTTTACCTCGAGAATAAAAAAACAGAATAACAAAATTTGCTTTTCCTTCcttttgttttattgttttttatattttttagaaaaacCAAGAACTTTAAAATGTATGAAATAAGAAACCCATTTATTAAGTGTTTAATAAATCTTTTTTTCAGTAAACTATGTAATTAGATATTTCACCGCAGTTTCCATAAGTAGATAATTAAAAGAACAGATAGctttgaaaatttcaaacaagAACCTCACCGACTTGATATCATACCAAATTAATAAAAGAGAGTTAATTTGATGATTTGACGTATGATCAACATAACTCCATTAAGCAAGTCAATTCCAAATTCTAACAATACAAAAATAATTTCTTTCAAGtcggtaaatatatatatatatatatatatatatatatatttatatattacgTGCCTACACAAATGGCACGTCTATACGATATACACATATTCCctcaaatataataaaatatcagtttaaatatatataattaataaataataaataaatttatcAATACATCCAATACATgtttaatataaacatatacaTTTTTTTATGTAACGGTGACTTTCTTTGTGTTTGGCCACCGTAATCCCAAAATGAAGAGCTTGGTTGTCCTACTCTGACTAGACTATGTCGTCTTAACTAAACCCATACTGATTTAGAGTTTGGCTTGAGCGTTCCCTCAAGAAACCATACCGTCAGCTGCCACTTGACAGTCAttgtgccaccacaagagcaTAACTCTCTGACATAACACACGGTGGGACGAAAACCTGGATGAGCTAGGGATTCGAACTGACAACCTTGTACACGATCTAGCTCAAATCTTTTATTGCCTTGCCTTGATCCACCAAAAGTGACACAAGTCTCCCCTGAATAATCCAAACTTCCAACTATTAGGCCACAAGTAAGGCTAgagggtgtggttggagccccCAAGGGGCTTTATCAGTCCACCTAAGCTCCAGCGTTATGTCACCCTTGAGGCTTTATCACACCCCTCTTTAACTTGCATGGTGTGGATGGAGCCCcctattaataaaaattaaaaaaaaaagatttcatTGGGTGAAATGATATGGGCACCACCTGATAAAGCCCTTCAAGCTCGTTACCATGATGGAGCCCCAACAATGGCCCCCCTTCTTAAAATGGTTGGTGTGGGTGTATAGCGTCGGGGGGCGCTATAGAGTGTAAGGTGGCGAGGATGGCGCCCCCACACCCTCCGGCCTAAGGATTTTATAAGGGTCCTAATAATCCCACACCCTAAAATCTTAATTTCACACCCTGTATACGGGCCGGACTGTATGacgttatacggcccgtatagaataatTTAACATGACAAATATTTGACCTTATAATGTTATATGgctcgtataatgttatacgactcGTATACATAGAGAAAATATTAGACCATATGACATTCTATATgtgtcgtataacattatatgtggtttgggtcgtataacattatatgggTTTTATAACATTATATTCgggtcgtataatgttatacgatcCATATGCATGGTCAAAAAAGCAACCCCTGGCATTTTTTGTGTGCAATAATCAGTTATACAGCCTGTATAACTCTATGAACCGTATACATATAGTGGggtgaaaataaaattttaagtGTGTGAGAATAGTGAGAAATTTTTATAATcagatacatatatatatttgaaaatacAATTTCAAACAATTGTAATAATTTTATTACAGACGTTTTTATTGTCTGAAAAGGAGcttaattattttaaaaacataCTCGTGACCCTCATCAACCCCTtacctccctctctctctctctctcatcatctctctctctcatcaGTGCCGGCAACAAACGACTGGTACAGATCTTCATCTCTACGGCACCGATATTATACCTATCTTCCTCTTCACTCGTGCATCATTCCTCAATCTTATTACACAGCCACATTTCTTATTCTATTTCAGTAACAAGTTTCTGCTGCAGATTCACACATCTGACTTCAAATTGTTCCTTCAACTTCCAATTGCTGTTACTACGGTTTgaaccttttttttttaaaaattttttgtATGTGTTTTTATGTGGATCTTTTGTCTAGATGTAATTGATTTTGTAGTACACGCTACAACTAGTGTTTGCTTTCAGTTCGAGATCTATTTTTCTAGACTCTTCATTACCTAATTTGTTTTAGCTAGTTCAAAAGGTCATAAtgtgtgattttttttttgatatattTGTGTGGATATTGTAGATCTTTGAAATTTGGGGGTTTGGTAGACTAtagtcaaatttcaaatttgtgcTTGGATTTAGAATTTAGAATTTAGAATAGATGTTTTTTTTACTTGTGTTAATTTTAAGAAATTTATTATTAAAAGTTTTAGTTTTTTACTATGGTTCTAATTTTTAAATGTTGCAGATTGCATAGGGACGAATGAGTGGTTGATTTGGTTTTTATTGGAAAAGGGGAAAGCTTATGAGAAGTTAGGAATTATTGGCAGTTAGGTTTATTTTGTAGAGGAAATGGATTTTGCATCAGTTTCGTCGTCTCATAGTGTACAATCGGCTACGATGCCTCAAACATTATTACCGGGAGGTATGACCGGTCAAAGTGGGAGAACAAGCTTGAGCTCAAGCAATGGATACGAAACCCAATCTCACTATTCCGCCACTAATGGAGATGATTATGACAGTGATGGTTCCAATTTTGCACCGGCGTGAGTGTTTCTTTCCTTTTTTTAATCCATAATAAGATTCAGAGAGATGTTCAATTGTGTTTCAATTGTCAAACATTGTTGGTGCCTAACTAGAAGAAAAACTAAAATGCTTTTACGGATCATATCTTTTAAGGATTAAATTCAGTAATGTTTTCTTGCAGTACACCGATGACCCTTTCTAGTTCAGTTCCAGCAGAGCTTGCTGGTGCCATTCCCTTGATTGATAAATTTCAGGTTGAGTTTAATCGtgtttaataaaaaataaactttGCCAACAATAAACTCAAAGAGTATTCCTTACTCTTCATTTATCCTTTTTAGGTGGAGGGGTTTCTAAGGGCCATGCAAAAACAGATAAATTCCGCCGGAAAACGCggttttttctcaaaaagatcCGTAGGACCTCAAGATCGTGATAAGTTCACATTTGAAGATATGTTGTGTTTTCAAAAGGTGATTAATCACCTTATCCGTTTAAGCTTGTTGGCACTATGATCAATTAATTTGTGTGTTTTATCATCTTTTTAATAATATACTTGCCACAGGAACCGATTCCAACATCGCTATTGAAAATAAACAATGATTTTGTGAGCCGGGCAGTAAAGCTATTCCAGACGATTTTAAAATATATGGGAATAGATTCATCCGAAAAAGGGAATCCAATTGGTCTAGAAGAAAGAATTGAACTTGTTAGTAAGTTGTATAAACAAGCGTTGAAACGTTCTGAGCTTCGAGATGAAATTTTTGCACAAATTTCAAAGCAAACCAGGAATTGTCCTGATAGGTATGCACCATGCTTGTTAAATTACTTATCACGTATTTATACGAGTTTGTTTTAATAATTGATTTATGTTCTTTTTATACAGGCAATATTTAATAAGAGCATGGGAACTTATGTATATGTGTGCATCATGCATGCCACCTAGTAAGGATATTGGTGGATATTTATCAGAATACATTCATGATGTTGTACACAATGTGAATACAGATCCTGATGTGCAAGTCTTTGCAATGAACACTCTAAATGCACTGAAATGTTCAGTGAAGGCGGGCCCACGCCATACGATTCCGTGTCGTGAAGAGATTGAAGCTATTTTGATTGGTAAAAAGCTTACCACAATCGTGTTTTTCTTGGATGAAACTTTCGAAGAAATATCATATGACATGGCAACAACCGTTTCCAATGCTGTTGAGGTATCATGTTATATTAGTGTgcttgtgtgtgtatatatatataagtatattgATCATGCTTAATTCAGGAACTTGCTGGTATAATCAAATTGTCAGCTTATGCAAGCTTTGGTTTATTTGAGTGCCGTAAAGTTGTTACCACCTCTAAGTCACCTGAACCTGGAAATGGTAtctattaagttttttttttttttttttttcactctTATACAATCTTTATATTACGAGACAATAATTTAACAACATGAATTGCCGTAACAGAGGAGTATATTGGGTTGGATGACAACAAGTACATCGGTGATCTCTTAGCCGAATTCAAGTCAGCAAAGGATCGAAGTAAAGGCGAAATTTCGCAATGCAAGTTAACGTTTAAAAAGAAGCTATTTCGTGAGTCGGATGAAGCTATTGCAGACCCGATGTTTGTTCAACTATCATATGTTCAAGTatgtgtttgttttattttgtttatatTCGACAAGCATTTCTTTACGCACACCTAATGGGTCATATTCTTATTTTGTAGCTACAACATGATTATATTTTGGGAAACTATCCGGTTGGGAAGGATGATGCTGCACAACTATCGGCATTACAAATATTGGTTGAAATAGGATATGTTGTAAAACCTGAAACATGCACGTTAGTTATCTATCCTTCAAACTTTAATTTTTAGTTTATTCAAGTAATTATACCTACTATGCTATGCCTTTTTGATTTatacattcatatatatatatatatttttattttgtagtGACTGGACTTTACTCCTGGAGCGGTTTCTGCCTAGGCAAATTGCTATAACTCGTGCCAAGAGAGACTGGGAATCGGATATACTTAACCGTTATTGTTCCATGGTAAGACgtaattattattgttattttatgTAACTTCATCTTTTTCTTTTATCTGATTGATTGATATATCATATATATTAGTTCTTGATGCTGAAATAAACTTATAATGCTGCATAGGAAAATCTAACAAAAGAAGATGCAAGGCAAcaatttttgagaattttaaGGATGCTTCCATATGGATATTCAGTTTTCTTTAGTGTTCGCAAAATTGATGACCCTATTGGACTTCTACCCGGAAGAATCATATTGGGTATTAACAAACGTGGGGTGAGTCTCACATGTCATTTTAAACAAGATATGATTTTTATGCATAATTTAAATTTCTAATTTATGTATTTCTTGTTGTTTCTTTATAGGTTCATTTTTTCCGTCCGGTCCCTAAAGAGTATTTGCACTCAGCTGAGTTAAGAGATATAATGCAGTTTGGTAGCAGCAATACGGCTGTGTTTTTTAAGATGAGAGTTGCGGGTGTCTTGCATATATTCCAATTTGAAACTAAGCAGGTTAGAACtacatgtattttttttttctttttatatctTTATCTGCTATTTGTGAATCCTATTGTTtatagtttatttttatttttaaaacagggTGAGGAAATATGTGTTGCCCTTCAAACACATATAAATGATGTCATGTTGCGCCGGTACTCTAAAGCGCGTTCTGCCGTCAATTCGGGTCCTATCAATGGTGATATCTCAGGTAATTCAAAACCTCTCAATGTGGATGGTGGTGAGAAACGAGCACAAGATTTAACGAAAGCTCTTGAAGAATCCCAAAAAACTGCAAAGCAAGTGAGTAATTTTGTTATTTTTACATGTTCATAATCAAACTCTTTATAAGTATATATGTTGAAGAAATAGACACACGTGGCGTCTGAATCTTGAATCTTGTGACTATGaaatttactcttatttttacTATGCTAATGCAGTTGTCAGAAGAATTACGTGAGAAACAGAGGAAAGAAACGAGTATGCAAGAAGAAGTGGACACGTTAAAAGACATGTTAAGATCACAAAAGCAAAACTTGGAAGAATTATCATCCAAATATAATGAACTTAGAACTTTATGCGACGAGAAAGAATCTAGTCTTCAGGTAACCCCATTTTTACCTTACTACTAGCATTTTGAGGAGAGTGAATCATATTTTACAATTTTTATTCATCTTTTAGGCTGCATTGATCGATCAACGAGACATGAAAGCTCGACTTTCACAACTTA
Above is a window of Helianthus annuus cultivar XRQ/B chromosome 14, HanXRQr2.0-SUNRISE, whole genome shotgun sequence DNA encoding:
- the LOC110909190 gene encoding kinesin-like protein KIN-14E, with the protein product MDFASVSSSHSVQSATMPQTLLPGGMTGQSGRTSLSSSNGYETQSHYSATNGDDYDSDGSNFAPATPMTLSSSVPAELAGAIPLIDKFQVEGFLRAMQKQINSAGKRGFFSKRSVGPQDRDKFTFEDMLCFQKEPIPTSLLKINNDFVSRAVKLFQTILKYMGIDSSEKGNPIGLEERIELVSKLYKQALKRSELRDEIFAQISKQTRNCPDRQYLIRAWELMYMCASCMPPSKDIGGYLSEYIHDVVHNVNTDPDVQVFAMNTLNALKCSVKAGPRHTIPCREEIEAILIGKKLTTIVFFLDETFEEISYDMATTVSNAVEELAGIIKLSAYASFGLFECRKVVTTSKSPEPGNEEYIGLDDNKYIGDLLAEFKSAKDRSKGEISQCKLTFKKKLFRESDEAIADPMFVQLSYVQLQHDYILGNYPVGKDDAAQLSALQILVEIGYVVKPETCTDWTLLLERFLPRQIAITRAKRDWESDILNRYCSMENLTKEDARQQFLRILRMLPYGYSVFFSVRKIDDPIGLLPGRIILGINKRGVHFFRPVPKEYLHSAELRDIMQFGSSNTAVFFKMRVAGVLHIFQFETKQGEEICVALQTHINDVMLRRYSKARSAVNSGPINGDISGNSKPLNVDGGEKRAQDLTKALEESQKTAKQLSEELREKQRKETSMQEEVDTLKDMLRSQKQNLEELSSKYNELRTLCDEKESSLQAALIDQRDMKARLSQLSKGELENNTKKELVEATNQVLQKIQDELRTRSLELHAAEEMKKKLFNEKLLLEEKISRLEKKKVDEIRLLEKDLEQERKATKPRISELERKVEELTQKLAAAESSLAIKDTELSTLHINLKELADLREMKEDIDRKNEQTAAILKMQAEQLAEYQALYKEELVLRKRYFNIIEDMKGKIRVYCRLRPLTPKEIFDNERNVLNTVDEFTVQHLGRDDKIKQHSYDHVFDGNASQEDVFNDTRYLVQSAVDGYNVCIFAYGQTGSGKTFTIYGSESNPGLTPLATSELFKILKRDGKKFNFSLKAYMLELYQDTLVDLLLPKQAKRSKLEIKKDSKGMVTVENATILPISTYDDLRNVIQRGIDQRHTTETLMNEESSRSHLILSVIIESTNLQTQSIARGKLSFVDLAGSERVKKSGSVGNQLKEAQSINKSLSALGDVISALSSGNQHIPYRNHKLTMLMSDSLGGNAKTLMFVNISPAESNLEETYNSLTYASRVRSIVNDPSKNVSSKEVARLKKLIAYWKEQAGKKGDDEELMEIQDERTPKDKSDNRHSM